A window of Rhododendron vialii isolate Sample 1 chromosome 13a, ASM3025357v1 contains these coding sequences:
- the LOC131315022 gene encoding uncharacterized protein LOC131315022: MGNRMSDRSSVTPGKVILSDGSVHEYQKPLTAAELMLEHPQQVVVEFRSAVADRKRPNPLPADEKLEMGKVYLMLPKRRGKPPALTSEEAQHLLLTANSVLGTKRPILSTATGFVPMLARLCTAGNRDREGFVVKIGKEKVVERREEVKKVEFFAPEALEELQPEFLCRQISGGKGWKPSLDTIKEKAAKKTVPHWLF, from the coding sequence atgggGAACCGAATGTCGGACCGATCATCGGTTACCCCCGGAAAAGTAATACTATCCGACGGTAGCGTCCACGAGTACCAAAAGCCTTTAACGGCGGCGGAGCTCATGCTAGAGCACCCGCAGCAGGTGGTGGTGGAATTCCGGTCAGCTGTGGCCGACCGGAAAAGGCCGAACCCGTTACCGGCCGATGAGAAGCTAGAGATGGGAAAAGTTTATCTCATGCTCCCCAAGAGACGAGGGAAGCCGCCCGCGTTAACGTCGGAGGAAGCGCAGCATTTACTTTTAACGGCGAACTCGGTTTTGGGCACTAAGCGGCCTATTTTGTCGACGGCGACGGGGTTTGTTCCGATGCTTGCGAGGTTGTGTACGGCGGGAAACAGAGACCGGGAAGGGTTTGTGGTGAAAATAGGGAAAGAGAAGGTGgtggagaggagagaagaggtgAAAAAGGTTGAGTTTTTTGCGCCTGAAGCATTGGAGGAACTGCAGCCGGAGTTTTTATGCAGGCAGATTTCCGGTGGGAAAGGGTGGAAGCCTAGTTTGGATACCATCAAGGAGAAAGCTGCTAAGAAAACGGTTCCTCATTGGTTGTTCTAA
- the LOC131315023 gene encoding probable beta-D-xylosidase 2 produces MTRSISLPFPPSLLLLLLVLVLSAATRPPFACDPGEKTTKDFPFCRESLPVAERVRDFIGRLTLQEKLKLLGNTAAAVPRLGIKGYEWWSEALHGVSNVGPGTKFGGEFPGATSFPQVITTAASFNASLWEQIGRVASDEARAMYNGGMAGLTYWSPNVNIFRDPRWGRGQETPGEDPVLAGEYAARYVRGLQGNDDGEGERLKVAACCKHYTAYDLDNWSGVDRFHFNAQVSKQDMEDTFDVPFRECVLHGKVASVMCSYNQVNGIPTCANPKLLRHTIRGNWRLNGYIVSDCDSVGVLYDNQHYTSTPEEAAASAIKAGLDLDCGPFLGVHTGEAIKRGILREADVDGALVNTVTIQMRLGMFDGEPSAQRFGNLGPGDVCTPAHKELALEAARQGIVLLKNRKASLPLSPHRHQTVAVIGPNSDVTVTMIGNYAGVACDYTSPVQGIGRYVKTIHQQGCIDVACTSDQLFGAAIEASRQADATVLIMGLDQSIEAEFKDRAGLLLPGRQQELVSKVAMASKGPTVLVLMSGGPIDVSFAKNDRHVAGIIWAGYPGQAGGSAIADVLFGTHSPGGKLPMTWYPQDYLSKLPMTKMDMRSNPSKSYPGRTYRFYNGPVVYPFGHGMSYSKFVHTIAAAPTIVAIPLAGRHRGSHNTTTVSAGRAIRVTHTKCNRLSISLHIDVRNTGSRDGSHTLLVFSTPPGAGHWAPHKQLVAFKKVQVRAGSQERVDVNIHVCKYLSVVDRSGIRRITMGEHSLHIGDIRHSISLQAANLGIIKS; encoded by the exons atGACTCGctccatttctcttccctttcccccctctctcctcctcctcctcctcgtcctcgTCTTATCAGCCGCCACTCGGCCACCCTTCGCATGTGACCCCGGAGAAAAGACGACGAAGGACTTCCCATTTTGCCGGGAATCTCTACCGGTGGCGGAGAGAGTGAGGGACTTCATCGGACGGCTGACATTGCAGGAGAAGCTTAAGCTGCTAGGGAACACCGCGGCGGCCGTGCCGCGGCTGGGGATCAAAGGGTACGAATGGTGGTCGGAGGCTCTTCACGGGGTTTCCAATGTAGGTCCCGGGACTAAGTTCGGCGGGGAGTTTCCTGGGGCCACTAGCTTCCCTCAAGTGATAACCACCGCAGCCTCTTTCAACGCGTCGTTGTGGGAACAAATCGGACGG GTGGCGTCGGACGAGGCAAGAGCGATGTACAACGGAGGGATGGCGGGACTGACGTATTGGAGCCCAAACGTGAACATATTCCGAGACCCGAGGTGGGGGCGGGGACAGGAGACTCCCGGTGAAGATCCGGTGTTAGCCGGTGAGTACGCGGCAAGGTACGTGAGGGGGCTACAGGGAAACGACGACGGTGAGGGTGAGCGGTTGAAGGTGGCAGCTTGTTGCAAGCACTACACGGCTTACGACCTCGATAACTGGAGCGGGGTCGATCGTTTCCACTTTAATGCTCAG GTAAGCAAACAAGATATGGAAGATACATTTGACGTACCTTTTAGAGAGTGCGTGCTACATGGGAAGGTGGCGAGTGTTATGTGCTCTTACAATCAAGTCAATGGCATTCCCACCTGTGCTAATCCTAAACTCCTCCGCCACACAATTCGTGGCAATTGGCGCCTCAACGG GTACATCGTCTCGGACTGTGACTCGGTTGGAGTTCTCTATGATAATCAACACTACACGTCAACACCCGAAGAAGCAGCTGCTTCTGCAATTAAAGCAG gtttggatttggattgtgGGCCATTTCTTGGGGTACACACAGGGGAAGCCATAAAGAGAGGGATTTTGAGAGAAGCTGACGTTGACGGGGCATTAGTTAATACAGTTACAATCCAAATGAGACTGGGCATGTTTGACGGAGAGCCGTCGGCCCAACGATTTGGGAATTTGGGTCCCGGAGATGTGTGCACCCCTGCTCACAAAGAGCTTGCACTTGAAGCCGCTAGGCAAGGCATTGTTCTTCTTAAGAACCGCAAAgcttctcttcctctctcccctCACCGCCACCAAACTGTTGCTGTTATCGGACCCAATTCAGATGTTACCGTCACTATGATCGGAAATTATGCCG GTGTTGCCTGTGACTACACAAGTCCGGTACAAGGAATAGGAAGATACGTAAAAACAATACACCAACAAGGGTGCATTGACGTGGCTTGCACCAGCGACCAGCTATTTGGTGCAGCCATTGAAGCCTCACGTCAAGCCGATGCGACGGTACTGATCATGGGACTGGACCAGTCCATTGAGGCAGAGTTCAAAGACAGGGCCGGGCTTCTACTACCAGGACGTCAACAAGAACTTGTATCCAAAGTTGCCATGGCCTCCAAGGGCCCAACCGTATTGGTCTTGATGAGTGGGGGCCCAATAGACGTGTCGTTTGCCAAGAATGATCGACACGTGGCAGGCATCATTTGGGCTGGATACCCCGGCCAAGCTGGAGGATCTGCCATTGCTGATGTCCTATTCGGAACGCATAGTCCAG GAGGAAAGTTGCCAATGACATGGTACCCACAAGACTACCTCTCCAAGCTGCCCATGACAAAAATGGACATGCGATCCAACCCGTCAAAATCCTATCCAGGCCGGACATACCGATTCTACAATGGTCCAGTAGTGTACCCATTTGGTCACGGCATGAGCTACTCAAAATTTGTTCACACCATCGCCGCCGCTCCGACCATCGTCGCAATTCCACTTGCCGGCCGGCACCGAGGATCTCATAACACCACCACCGTCTCTGCAGGCAGGGCAATAAGAGTAACACACACCAAATGCAACCGACTCTCTATCAGCCTGCACATAGACGTGAGGAATACGGGATCCAGAGATGGTTCCCACACGTTGCTCGTCTTCTCAACCCCGCCTGGGGCTGGACACTGGGCCCCGCACAAGCAGTTGGTCGCGTTTAAGAAAGTTCAAGTGCGCGCTGGGAGTCAAGAGCGAGTTGATGTCAACATTCATGTGTGCAAGTACTTGAGTGTTGTGGATAGATCTGGAATTAGGAGAATTACTATGGGTGAACATAGTCTTCACATTGGTGATATCAGGCACTCTATCTCCCTTCAAGCAGCTAATCTGGGGATAATCAAATCATGA